In one window of Pseudodesulfovibrio sp. S3 DNA:
- a CDS encoding TetR/AcrR family transcriptional regulator, with protein MAHLKTVSKVIPIRNKELTKDKLIKTVGKVIAEVGFQQLGVNVVARAAGVDKKLIYRYFYGLPGLVAAYGQTVDFWPTVDELLGDDLESIHEMPPSEVMSHFFKQYLRAILRRPHTLEILAWEAIERNDLTKVLEDVRAKTALEFFELMQEDPPEGVDMTALVLVMAGAVNFLAVRSRIHGSLGGVDLQSEEGWRRIERTLDFMLEKILSK; from the coding sequence GTGGCACATCTTAAGACTGTTTCCAAGGTCATACCCATCCGGAATAAGGAATTAACCAAGGATAAGCTTATAAAGACTGTGGGGAAAGTTATTGCAGAAGTTGGCTTTCAGCAGTTGGGTGTCAACGTGGTGGCCAGGGCTGCTGGTGTCGATAAGAAACTTATCTATCGGTATTTTTACGGGTTGCCTGGGCTTGTGGCTGCATACGGTCAAACAGTCGATTTCTGGCCTACTGTGGATGAATTGCTTGGCGACGATTTGGAAAGTATACACGAAATGCCGCCTTCTGAGGTGATGTCTCATTTCTTTAAACAATACCTGAGAGCAATTCTGCGCCGACCGCATACATTGGAGATCCTAGCCTGGGAAGCTATTGAGCGAAACGATCTCACAAAAGTTTTGGAAGATGTGCGAGCAAAGACAGCGTTGGAATTTTTCGAGTTGATGCAGGAAGATCCGCCTGAAGGGGTGGATATGACGGCCCTTGTTCTTGTCATGGCTGGAGCTGTGAATTTCCTTGCCGTAAGATCCCGGATTCATGGTTCTTTGGGAGGTGTCGATCTGCAGTCGGAAGAGGGGTGGAGGCGCATTGAAAGGACATTGGATTTCATGCTGGAAAAAATACTCAGCAAATGA